A window of the Lactuca sativa cultivar Salinas chromosome 5, Lsat_Salinas_v11, whole genome shotgun sequence genome harbors these coding sequences:
- the LOC111878918 gene encoding fasciclin-like arabinogalactan protein 21, producing the protein MATLLQILFLLPSIIIIFPTTTAAAAATAYSHLSPSTTEEQLPPYNLSTLLYTLGFHDLSVAATSPANLTTVFAPTDESLRSCRYCSTSLLLLEHSVTGLYPYHLLRSLTFGTKIETLGSTPTTPLCLTLTKSTPQNPSNEPTLFVGGVEITRPDLFNDGNVIIHGIQGYLAHLSPFSCQIERMTSLSFPSQRTSASPSTISVMREFLKDAMTSLRMNDYTVLALLLQENFDQLMQLNSMTIFAVDDGGVFGDGHTYVSNFRFHIVPNQRLTASELLNLPVDSVLQTMEPGERLRVTMAGGGGPMSPMRINNVKITVTNIVFNQGIVVHGIGAPFPRVHLTTMGFMADRTDPVLLGPTANDY; encoded by the coding sequence ATGGCGACTCTTCTCCAAATCCTCTTCCTTCTCCCTTCAATCATCATCATCTTCCCCACCACAACCGCTGCCGCCGCCGCCACCGCCTACTCCCACCTCTCTCCATCAACGACAGAAGAACAACTACCACCATACAACTTGTCCACTCTCCTCTACACCCTCGGCTTCCACGATCTCTCCGTCGCAGCCACTTCCCCCGCCAACTTGACCACCGTTTTCGCCCCCACCGACGAGTCCCTCCGCTCCTGCCGTTACTGCTCCACCTCTCTCCTCCTCCTTGAACACTCCGTCACCGGCCTCTACCCTTACCACCTCCTCCGATCCTTAACCTTCGGCACCAAAATTGAAACCCTAGGTTCCACCCCCACCACCCCTCTCTGTCTAACCCTCACAAAATCGACACCGCAAAACCCATCCAATGAGCCCACGCTATTCGTCGGAGGCGTCGAGATCACGCGGCCGGACCTTTTCAACGACGGTAACGTCATCATCCATGGAATCCAAGGCTACCTCGCTCATCTCTCCCCGTTTTCCTGCCAGATCGAACGGATGACTTCTCTCTCATTCCCTTCGCAGCGGACCTCCGCCTCGCCTTCCACTATCTCTGTCATGCGCGAATTCCTAAAAGACGCCATGACTAGCCTCCGCATGAACGATTACACCGTGCTCGCTCTCCTACTACAAGAAAACTTCGATCAGCTCATGCAATTGAACAGCATGACGATATTCGCCGTCGACGACGGTGGTGTGTTTGGAGATGGACATACATACGTCTCTAATTTCAGGTTCCACATTGTTCCTAATCAGAGACTGACGGCCTCTGAATTGCTCAATCTGCCTGTCGATTCGGTGTTGCAGACTATGGAACCTGGTGAGCGATTAAGAGTAACGATGGCTGGCGGCGGAGGTCCGATGTCGCCGATGAGGATCAATAACGTCAAGATCACGGTAACCAATATAGTGTTTAACCAGGGGATCGTCGTCCATGGAATCGGAGCTCCGTTTCCACGTGTCCATCTTACAACGATGGGGTTTATGGCGGATCGGACGGACCCAGTACTCCTTGGGCCCACAGCAAATGACTATTAG